Proteins co-encoded in one Sulfuricaulis limicola genomic window:
- a CDS encoding response regulator, with translation MISVDDFLNASILIVDDQEANVQLLEQMLRGDGYRCVTSTKDPHSVCALHRKNRYDLILLDLQMPGVDGFQVMEGLKANDADGYIPVIVITAQPGHKLRALQAGARDFISKPFDLVEVKTRIHNMLEVRLLYKKLEDYNKVLEQTVQERTAELRESEARYRSLTELASDWYWEQDEDGNFIKVSGPVLEMLGIRVGDLSGDPGGIQATGWNEKERETLKMKIAARQPFLDFTFSRVNPDGSQQKFRVSGEPMFNQSCRFIGYRGIGVELTA, from the coding sequence ATGATCAGCGTCGACGATTTTCTTAACGCCAGCATCCTGATCGTGGACGACCAGGAAGCCAATGTGCAGCTGCTGGAGCAAATGCTGCGCGGGGACGGCTACCGGTGCGTCACGTCGACGAAGGACCCGCATTCCGTCTGCGCGCTGCATCGCAAGAACCGCTACGACCTGATTTTGCTCGACCTGCAGATGCCTGGCGTGGATGGCTTCCAGGTGATGGAAGGCCTCAAGGCCAATGATGCGGACGGCTACATTCCGGTTATCGTGATCACCGCGCAGCCGGGTCACAAGCTGCGCGCGTTGCAGGCCGGCGCCAGGGACTTCATCAGCAAGCCGTTCGATCTGGTCGAAGTCAAAACGCGCATCCACAACATGCTGGAAGTAAGGCTGTTGTACAAAAAACTCGAGGATTACAACAAGGTGCTGGAACAGACGGTGCAGGAACGGACCGCCGAACTGCGCGAAAGCGAAGCACGCTATCGCAGCCTGACCGAACTGGCCTCCGACTGGTACTGGGAACAGGACGAAGACGGGAACTTCATCAAGGTTTCCGGACCGGTCCTGGAGATGCTCGGAATCCGGGTCGGCGACCTGTCGGGGGATCCGGGCGGCATTCAGGCGACCGGCTGGAATGAGAAGGAACGGGAAACGCTCAAGATGAAGATTGCCGCGCGGCAGCCATTCCTGGATTTCACCTTCAGCCGCGTCAATCCCGATGGCTCGCAACAGAAGTTCCGGGTCAGCGGGGAGCCGATGTTCA